The genomic region CCCCCCCGGCGCCTCGGTGGGCTCGTCGGTGATCTCGGTCTCGGGGGCCGCGACCGCTGCGGGGGCCGAGGCGGCGCGGGCGGCGGCGGAGGCCTCGTCGTGCCGCTTGTCGGTCAGCCAGAAGACGACGCCGATGCCTGCCCAGAGCAGGCTCTGGGCGGCCAGCAGGAAGCCCACGGCGGTGCCGGTGCTCGCCGCCAGACGGGTCGCCCCCGGCCCCGAGCCGAAGAGCGGTGCCAGCCAGCGGCTGAACCCGCTCTCGCGGATCCCGTAGCCGTTGACGGAGATCGGGAGCATGGTGAGCGCGTTGATGGTGGTGACCACGATGGCGGCGTAGGCGAGGCTGATCCCCAGGCCGACGGCGTGCATGAAGGCCCACTGGTTGAGCACCGAGAGCCCCCAGAAGCCGGTGCCGCGGACGCTGGCGAGCACCAGCTCGGCGCGGCGGCCGCGGAACGCGTCGAGCGCCCCCAGCAGCTTGGCGAGCACGCGCCCGGCGCGGCCCCGCTGGAGCATCGGCCGGACCGCGAGGTGGCCGAGCAGCGGGGTCATGCAGAGGGCGAGACCGGCGCCGCCGGCGAGCAGGCCGCCCACCGCCACGAGGCGGATCTCGGAGGCGTGCGGGTCTCCCAGGGTCAGGAGGACGCCGAGACCCATGAGCACCATCATCCCGGGGAAGTTGCAGAGCCGCTGCAGCACCACCGTGGAGGCCGCCGGCACCCGCTCCTCGGGGGTCTCGGCCATCATCATCGCCCGGGCGACGTCGCCGCCGATCGAGCTCGGCAGGACGCTGTTGAAGGTGTTCCCGACGAAGACCAGGCGGAGGCACCGCCACCAGGTGCGGTGCAGCCCGTGGGCCTCGAGCAGCGCGTGCCACTGGGTCGCCTGGACGCAGGTGGCGGCGAAGCCGAGGGCGATCGCCGCCGCCAGCCAGCCGAGGCTGGCGTGGGCGAGGGTGTCGGCGATGTTGCCCAGGCCCGCCTTGTGCACCACGTACCCGAGCAGCCCTGC from Candidatus Dormiibacterota bacterium harbors:
- a CDS encoding lysylphosphatidylglycerol synthase transmembrane domain-containing protein; translation: MLRGKLTTAAKLAVSAGLLGYVVHKAGLGNIADTLAHASLGWLAAAIALGFAATCVQATQWHALLEAHGLHRTWWRCLRLVFVGNTFNSVLPSSIGGDVARAMMMAETPEERVPAASTVVLQRLCNFPGMMVLMGLGVLLTLGDPHASEIRLVAVGGLLAGGAGLALCMTPLLGHLAVRPMLQRGRAGRVLAKLLGALDAFRGRRAELVLASVRGTGFWGLSVLNQWAFMHAVGLGISLAYAAIVVTTINALTMLPISVNGYGIRESGFSRWLAPLFGSGPGATRLAASTGTAVGFLLAAQSLLWAGIGVVFWLTDKRHDEASAAARAASAPAAVAAPETEITDEPTEAPGGRISQRIAS